The following nucleotide sequence is from Terriglobales bacterium.
AGAACGGTTTCGGGGTGGCCACCGGCGGCGGGCTGGATGTCATTTTGACCCGACGGGTCGACCTTCGCCTGATTCAAGCCGACTATGTCTACGGCCACCACAACTTCGGACCCGTCCTGGGTCGCACCAACCTGAATGGCGCGCGGCTGCGCACCGGAATCGTGCTCAAGTTCGGGATTGAGGAACCCATTCCGCCCAGCGCCAGTTGCATGGCCGAACCCAGCGAAGTGATGGCGGGCGAAGCCGTACGAGTCACGGCCACCGGAGCCAACTTCCCCCAAAACGCCACCCTGGTCTATTCCTGGAGCTCGACCGGCGGAACAGTGACGGGAGAGGGCAATGTGGGCACGGTGAACACCACCGGCCTGGGGCCGGGCAGCTACACGGTGACGGCGCGCGTTTCCGACAACAAGAAGAAATCGGCGGAGTGCTCCGCCAGCTTCAGTGTGAAGGAACCGCCGAGGAATCCTCCTCGGATCTCCTGCTCGGCCAATCCGACCACGGTGCAGGCGGGTGAGTCGTCGACCATCACCTGCTCGTGCACCAGCCCGGATGGGCGGCCAGTCACGATCGGCGGATGGAGCTCCAGTGGCGGGCGGCTGTCAGGCAGCGGTGCCAGCGCAACGCTGGATACGACCGGCGCGTCGGCGGGCAGCATCAACGTCAGCGCAACTTGTACCGATGACCGCGGCCTGTCGGATTCGACCAGCACTGCGGTGAACGTGACCGTACCGCCGCCACCGCCGCAGGCGGAGAAGATGAGCGAGTGCGAATTCCCCAACAAGGCCAAGCCGGGACGCGTCGACAACACCTGCAAGGCCGTGCTGGATGACGTGGCGCTGCGCTTGCAGCGTGACGCCGATTCGCGCCTCGTGATCGTCGGGCAGGCGGATGCGAACGAGAGGAGGGCGGCGCAGTTGTCCATGCAGCGCGCGGACAACAGCAAGGCTTATCTCGTGAAGGAAAAGGGCATCGATGCCAGCCGCATCGAGACCCGAGCCGGCAGCGAAGGCGGCAGGCGGGCGGAGATGGTGATCGTCCCGCCGGGCGCCACCTACTAGCGACGGGACGTAGACCGCGCTGGAGGCAGCCGGTGAGCTGCCAGGGAGTCGAGAAGCTCAATGGCCGGCGGGTGGACACGCCCGACCGGCCATTGCCTCTCTAGGCTCCGGTAACTTGCCGGAAGGAAGCTTCTCAGGCAGGCTGGGGGAGTTCGGCTCGCCGGAACCCCCGCCGAAGCGAGTCTCTGGGTGAATATGAGCAAGTCTCTTGCAACTCGCACTGGTAGCTTCATTCTTCTTTTCCTCGCAGGATTCCTTGTGGCCTTGCCTGCCGGAGCGACCTCGGAATGGGTCCCGCTCGGTCCCGAAGGGGGCGATGTCCGCACACTGGCCTACGA
It contains:
- a CDS encoding outer membrane beta-barrel protein, which produces MHCRTQSRTYFALLGMALLVMASSPAWAQGDAAVPKVDIFAGYSWMNPGGSLAGVKIDEMPRGFGVAATYNIDKWWGISFDVGGQYGDNADAMTLMVGPRFTFRQEDERVRPFLQFLAGWHRLSPEGLDSQNGFGVATGGGLDVILTRRVDLRLIQADYVYGHHNFGPVLGRTNLNGARLRTGIVLKFGIEEPIPPSASCMAEPSEVMAGEAVRVTATGANFPQNATLVYSWSSTGGTVTGEGNVGTVNTTGLGPGSYTVTARVSDNKKKSAECSASFSVKEPPRNPPRISCSANPTTVQAGESSTITCSCTSPDGRPVTIGGWSSSGGRLSGSGASATLDTTGASAGSINVSATCTDDRGLSDSTSTAVNVTVPPPPPQAEKMSECEFPNKAKPGRVDNTCKAVLDDVALRLQRDADSRLVIVGQADANERRAAQLSMQRADNSKAYLVKEKGIDASRIETRAGSEGGRRAEMVIVPPGATY